One Malus domestica chromosome 11, GDT2T_hap1 genomic region harbors:
- the LOC103448394 gene encoding uncharacterized protein has product MGQIVRRKKKGRPSKADLARRYNELPEKPTKKESDVRRSLRRRNVKYNIDYDDYVEEEDEEDEEEDERRREKKVKLVMKLDQRGNGSARDSHAQESGGEEDEEDGQSERKQLKRRRINGGDDSDRDDDGNDDDDEGDDDCEERGRKADSKRPDSPPGTPYDPHAVIPLPDKKMLELILDKLQKKDTYGVYAEPVDPEELPDYHEVIERPMDFATVRKQLANGSYSTLEQFEGDVFLICSNAMEYNSSDTIYYKQACSIQELAKRKFDRLRSNYERTKKELKLVQKTKANSLVKKQIKKPLSRTLQEPIGSDFSSGATLATAVDVQNVSLPVPTQGGGCERPSNIDGPVEGNSSLNEANVEKAEDMSSGKGLLSKVGRKPSVVDENRRATYNISTQPVVRSESVFTTFDGEIKQFVAVGLHAEYSYARSLARFSGSLGSLAWKIASKRIEQALPDGCKFGRGWVGEFEPLPTPVLLVENSTQNQSALASKFYSCLELRKDDRTLRTSVPAKQHPVTRPVTEERQHSVSVPTSGGRPPFLDSPRGHYSEGKPTVIRPVGAKPNSTVNPQKNLQSRFIEREKKVQKEVELNSVPLVHPQKNLQSRFIEPEKKVQEAVELNSIPSVNPPKNLQSRFIEPEKKVQKEVELNSIPSVNQNNANLIAEKQSSRRSEAEASRPRDTVSRNINLPQPVPCTMPDSNGTVNRGLPNGKYVSACLDNRMISPSDSDHSQMDRTAAFFPHKQVQGLSDPVQLMKKLAESNQKQQKSSSQSSIDTQPVGSSVPSIRRDDSGNAAAAAARAWMSIGAGTFNQPTEDLTTPKSQISADSLYNPARDFQPQISRVRGEFPTQFQNQNSFSFPTFLQQPVRMANEAQFQGRPTIFPQLAAADLSRFQAQSPWRGLSQHAQPRPRQKQESLPPDLNIGFQSPGSPVKQSSSLLVDSQQPDLALQL; this is encoded by the exons ATGGGTCAGATcgtgaggaggaagaagaaggggagGCCATCGAAGGCAGATCTGGCTCGCCGGTACAACGAGCTGCCGGAAAAACCGACAAAGAAAGAGTCGGACGTCCGGCGGAGCCTCCGACGGAGAAATGTGAAGTACAATATCGACTACGACGACTACGTGGAGGAGGAAGAcgaggaagacgaagaagaagacgagaggaggagggagaagaaggtGAAGCTGGTGATGAAGCTCGACCAGAGGGGAAATGGCTCGGCGCGTGACTCCCACGCGCAGGAGTCGGGCGGcgaggaggatgaggaggacgGCCAGAGTGAGAGGAAGCAGCTGAAGAGGCGCCGGATTAACGGCGGCGATGATTCCGATAGAGATGATGACGGAAATGATGACGACGATGAGGGGGATGATGATTGCGAG GAACGGGGTCGGAAGGCTGACTCGAAGCGGCCTGATTCCCCTCCAG GAACGCCGTATGATCCTCATGCCGTGATTCCATTGCCGGATAAGAAAATGTTGGAGTTGATTCTTGACAAGCTTCAAAA GAAAGACACTTACGGTGTATATGCAGAACCAGTTGATCCTGAAGAA CTTCCTGATTATCATGAGGTCATTGAGCGTCCAATGGACTTTGCCACAGTGAGAAAGCAGTTAGCAAACGGATCGTATTCTACACTGGAACAATTTGAG GGTGATGTCTTTCTAATATGTTCAAATGCAATGGAATACAATTCATCAGATACGATATACTATAAACAG GCATGTTCAATACAAGAGCTGGCAAAGAGAAAATTTGATAGGTTGCGAAGTAACTATGAACGCACGAAAAAGGAGCTCAAATTAGTGCAGAAAACAAAGGCCAATTCCTTAGTCAAGAAACAGATAAAGAAGCCTTTGTCCAGAACATTACAGGAACCCATTGGCTCTGATTTCTCCTCAGGTGCCACTCTTGCTACTGCTGTAGATGTCCAGAATGTTTCCCTTCCAGTTCCAACACAGGGTGGTGGTTGTGAGAGACCTAGCAACATTGACGGACCTGTAGAGGGTAATTCCTCTTTGAATGAAGCTAATGTGGAGAAGGCAGAAGATATGTCATCAG GGAAGGGTCTCCTATCGAAAGTTGGGAGGAAGCCATCTGTGGTTGATGAGAATCGCCGTGCAACCTACAATATTTCCACTCAGCCAGTGGTCAGATCAGAATCAGTATTTACTACTTTTGACGGTGAAATCAAGCAATTTGTTGCA GTTGGGCTTCATGCAGAATATTCATATGCTAGGAGCCTTGCTCGTTTTTCTGGAAGTCTTGGATCCCTTGCTTGGAAAATTGCATCAAAGAGGATTGAACAAGCACTACCTGATGGGTGTAAATTTGGCCGTGGTTGGGTTGGAGAATTTGAGCCACTTCCAACCCCTGTATTACTGGTCGAAAATAGTACCCAAAATCAATCAGCTTTGGCTTCAAAGTTTTATTCATGCCTGGAATTGAGAAAGGATGACAGAACTCTCAGGACTTCAGTTCCTGCTAAGCAGCACCCTGTGACTAGGCCTGTTACAGAAGAGAGACAACACTCTGTTAGTGTGCCTACTTCAGGAGGGAGACCACCATTTCTTGATTCTCCTAGGGGGCATTACTCAGAAGGGAAACCGACTGTGATCCGTCCTGTTGGAGCAAAACCTAATTCCACAGTCAATCCACAGAAAAACCTGCAATCCCGGTTTATCGAGCGTGAGAAAAAGGTTCAAAAGGAAGTTGAGTTGAACTCCGTACCCTTAGTTCATCCACAGAAAAACCTGCAATCCCGGTTTATCGAGCCTGAGAAGAAGGTGCAAGAAGCAGTTGAGTTGAACTCTATACCTTCAGTTAATCCACCGAAAAACCTGCAATCTCGGTTTATTGAGCCTGAAAAGAAGGTTCAAAAGGAAGTTGAGTTGAACTCTATACCGTCAGTCAATCAAAATAATGCCAATCTTATTGCAGAAAAGCAATCATCAAGACGATCGGAGGCAGAAGCTTCCAGGCCCAGAGATACAGTTTCAAGGAACATAAATCTTCCACAACCTGTACCTTGTACGATGCCGGATTCTAATGGAACTGTTAACCGAGGGTTGCCTAATGGGAAATATGTGAGTGCGTGTCTGGACAACCGGATGATTAGTCCATCTGACAGTGATCATAGTCAAATGGATAGAACAGCAGCTTTCTTTCCTCATAAACAGGTGCAGGGTCTTAGCGACCCTGTACAGTTAATGAAAAAGCTGGCCGAAAGTAATCAAAAGCAACAGAAATCGTCAAGTCAATCATCAATTGATACTCAACCCGTTGGGTCATCGGTTCCATCAATAAGAAGAGATGATTCAGGCAATGCTGCAGCAGCTGCTGCTCGGGCTTGGATGTCTATAGGCGCTGGAACATTTAATCAGCCTACGGAGGATCTCACTACACCCAAAAGTCAGATATCTGCAGATTCATTATACAACCCAGCCCGGGACTTTCAGCCACAAATTTCACGAGTTCGGGGTGAGTTTCCAACGCAATTTCAGAATCAGAACAGCTTTTCATTTCCAACATTTTTACAGCAACCTGTTCGTATGGCGAATGAAGCACAGTTTCAAGGCCGACCTACAATTTTTCCACAGTTGGCAGCAGCTGACTTGTCTAGATTTCAAGCGCAGTCACCTTGGCGAGGTCTCAGTCAACATGCTCAGCCAAGACCAAGACAGAAACAGGAAAGCCTTCCTCCAGACTTGAATATCGGTTTCCAGTCCCCAGGGTCTCCGGTGAAACAGTCCTCTAGTCTTCTGGTCGACTCTCAGCAGCCGGACCTGGCGTTGCAACTCTGA
- the LOC103448485 gene encoding transcription factor MYB97-like — MTPNSNDGININGCSVLQSQELLESRGGDGGGGLVVVGSKGLKKGPWTAAEDQVLVEYVRKHGEGNWNSVQRNSGLNRCGKSCRLRWANHLRPNLKKGSFSPDEERLILELHAKYGNKWARMASQLPGRTDNEIKNYWNTRVKRRQRQGLPLYPHDIKQSQYPYSHSHSHSHSPPTSLTIPNGVLNPPTTPTENSLHPNTHNSPSPSFCFQIQSPTQTHHHPHIPPLSPTPPSLSPLSSPHQPKPTSATSLPLFDPTATASTPSFTFHRPAPILGAPLSHKRYRDSVGYSPPISPAPQRITSILRTSSMPDIASFQLTAAGTSTMPDMSSFQFPRTFNNPFPPMSRTQFEYSDGLLSPSGSVYSVKSELPSNQVSQTHSEVTIEAKVSSTVAAVSAADENNGLLENLLQEAEALACGGSGGGGNNNSRVRGNGMLGSFDEKQVSDGYGRWLQSTTSMGSSLFEAKPIHDDHLNSMPEDLSKLFSFIPSTEPLSDWYSDSGELSNGHSSGLTDTSLDFDMQHMASLFPVTATGEHGRASSSWDNLPGIC, encoded by the exons ATGACACCCAACAGCAACGACGGCATCAATATCAATGGCTGTTCAGTGCTACAGAGCCAGGAACTGCTGGAGTCCAGAGGAGGCGACGGAGGTGGTGGGCTCGTGGTGGTGGGAAGCAAAGGTCTGAAGAAAGGGCCATGGACGGCCGCTGAAGACCAGGTTTTGGTGGAGTACGTGAGGAAGCACGGCGAGGGAAATTGGAACTCGGTGCAGAGGAACTCGGGCCTCAACCGGTGCGGCAAGAGCTGCCGCCTCCGGTGGGCCAACCATCTTCGCCCCAATTTGAAGAAAGGCTCCTTTTCCCCCGACGAGGAAAGGCTTATTCTTGAGCTGCACGCCAAGTACGGCAACAAATGGGCTCGCATGGCCTCTCAG ttacCTGGACGAACGGACAACGAGATAAAGAACTACTGGAACACAAGGGTGAAGAGGAGGCAACGCCAAGGATTACCATTATACCCTCATGACATCAAGCAATCCCAGTATCCCTATTCCCATTCCCATTCCCATTCCCATTCCCCACCCACTTCTCTAACCATACCCAACGGAGTACTAAACCCACCCACCACCCCCACCGAAAACTCCCTCCACCCCAACACCCATAATTCCCCATCCCCAAGTTTTTGCTTCCAAATCCAAAGCCCTACGCAAACCCACCACCACCCCCACATCCCTCCGCTCTCCCCAACTCCTccgtctctctctcctctctcctccccTCACCAACCCAAACCCACTTCTGCCACTTCCCTCCCCCTCTTTGACCCTACCGCAACCGCCTCCACCCCCTCCTTTACCTTCCACCGTCCCGCCCCCATCCTCGGCGCCCCACTCAGCCACAAACGCTACCGTGACTCTGTTGGATATTCCCCGCCGATCTCCCCCGCCCCGCAACGGATTACTTCGATTCTGCGAACTAGTTCGATGCCTGACATCGCCTCCTTTCAGTTGACAGCTGCTGGCACTAGCACGATGCCCGACATGTCTTCCTTTCAGTTCCCGAGAACTTTCAACAACCCTTTCCCGCCAATGTCGCGGACACAGTTCGAGTACTCCGACGGCTTGTTGTCGCCTTCCGGCTCAGTTTATTCAGTCAAGTCGGAGCTCCCTTCAAACCAAGTTTCCCAAACGCACTCCGAGGTTACCATTGAAGCCAAGGTAAGCTCGACAGTGGCGGCGGTTTCAGCGGCCGATGAGAATAATGGGCTACTGGAAAACTTGTTACAAGAGGCTGAGGCATTGGCTTGCGGTGGCAGCGGCGGTGGTGGAAACAATAATTCACGGGTGAGAGGAAATGGGATGTTGGGTTCGTTTGATGAGAAGCAAGTGTCGGATGGTTATGGCCGGTGGCTGCAATCCACAACCTCGATGGGTAGCTCATTATTCG AAGCAAAACCAATCCATGATGATCACCTGAATTCAATGCCTGAAGACTTGTCAAAGCTGTTCAGCTTCATCCCTTCAACCGAGCCGCTCTCTGATTGGTATAGCGACAGCGGAGAACTCTCCAATGGTCACTCTTCCGGCCTGACGGATACCAGTTTGGATTTTGACATGCAGCACATGGCTTCGTTGTTCCCTGTTACTGCCACAGGAGAGCACGGGAGAGCCTCTAGCTCTTGGGATAACTTGCCTGGGATTTGCTGA